The following coding sequences lie in one Calidithermus timidus DSM 17022 genomic window:
- a CDS encoding ATP-binding cassette domain-containing protein — MTPLIELRKVSKYFGPVVSLKDIDLRVYAGEVHCLLGDNGAGKSTLIKALSGVHQPSEGQIYMEGQPVVFNSPRDALDKGIATVYQDLAMLPLMSISRNFFLGREPKRKFGPFNLYDGHFAARVAREELRKIGIDIRDPDQPVGTLSGGERQSVAIARAVYFGAKVLILDEPTSALGVKESAVVLKYIVQAKLKGLGVIFITHNVHHAWAVGDTFTVLNRGRSYGTFKKAETTREQLLQMMAGGEELEALSVELELIAKKDPTTAAQIEHKAAEELHKPN; from the coding sequence ATGACGCCACTGATCGAGCTGCGCAAGGTGAGCAAGTACTTCGGGCCGGTGGTCTCGCTCAAAGACATCGACCTGAGGGTCTACGCGGGCGAAGTCCACTGCCTGCTGGGCGACAACGGCGCGGGCAAGAGCACCCTGATCAAGGCCCTTTCGGGGGTGCACCAACCCTCGGAAGGCCAGATCTACATGGAGGGGCAGCCCGTGGTCTTCAACTCGCCCAGGGATGCCCTGGACAAGGGCATCGCCACCGTCTACCAAGACCTGGCCATGCTGCCTTTAATGAGCATCAGCCGCAACTTTTTCCTCGGGCGCGAGCCCAAGCGGAAATTCGGTCCGTTCAACCTCTACGACGGGCATTTCGCCGCCAGGGTGGCCCGTGAGGAACTGCGCAAAATCGGCATCGACATCCGCGACCCCGACCAGCCGGTGGGCACCTTGTCGGGGGGCGAGCGGCAGTCGGTGGCCATCGCCCGGGCGGTCTACTTCGGGGCCAAGGTGCTCATCCTCGACGAGCCTACCTCGGCGCTGGGGGTCAAGGAGTCGGCGGTGGTGCTCAAGTACATCGTGCAGGCTAAGCTCAAGGGTCTGGGGGTGATCTTCATCACCCACAACGTGCACCACGCCTGGGCGGTGGGGGACACCTTCACCGTGCTCAACCGGGGCCGCAGTTACGGCACCTTCAAGAAAGCCGAGACCACCCGCGAGCAGCTTTTGCAGATGATGGCCGGGGGGGAGGAGCTGGAGGCCTTGTCGGTGGAGCTCGAGCTCATCGCCAAGAAGGACCCCACCACCGCCGCCCAGATCGAGCACAAGGCGGCGGAGGAGTTGCACAAACCCAATTGA
- the iolG gene encoding inositol 2-dehydrogenase, translating into MKALNMAMIGAGRMGLAHARVLAGLAECRVVRVVDTLAQNAERVAAELGAEPSTHLEDAFRPEVDAVIVTTPTPTHAEVVEAAARAGKAIFVEKPIAESLEAGRRVVAAVERAGVPCQVGFQRRYDPAYVRAKAMIEEGALGRLEGIRLVGRDPYLPRLEFLKTSGGLLVDMGIHDLDSARFLLGEVAEVYAIGGVLVEPELKQYGLFDTAVATLRFESGAVGTLEVALRTAYGYDIRCEVLGERGRIHIERDRRPDLTLYDERGGNFDRPRNFEERFPEAYAAEMVAFARNLHAGRPLEPGVRDAWYSLRLAKAAQHALETGQMVNVKEFGGEL; encoded by the coding sequence GTGAAAGCACTGAACATGGCCATGATCGGCGCAGGCCGCATGGGCCTGGCCCACGCCCGGGTGCTGGCCGGATTGGCCGAGTGCCGGGTGGTGCGGGTGGTGGACACCCTCGCCCAGAACGCCGAGCGGGTGGCCGCCGAGCTCGGGGCCGAACCCAGCACCCACCTCGAGGACGCCTTCCGGCCCGAGGTGGATGCGGTGATCGTCACCACCCCCACCCCCACCCACGCCGAGGTGGTGGAGGCCGCGGCCCGGGCGGGCAAGGCCATCTTCGTGGAGAAGCCCATCGCCGAGAGCCTGGAGGCCGGGCGGCGGGTGGTGGCGGCGGTGGAGCGCGCGGGGGTGCCCTGCCAGGTGGGCTTCCAGCGCCGCTACGACCCGGCTTATGTGCGGGCCAAGGCGATGATCGAGGAGGGGGCGCTGGGGCGGCTGGAGGGCATCCGGTTGGTGGGGCGCGATCCGTATCTGCCCCGGCTCGAGTTCCTCAAGACCAGCGGGGGCCTCTTGGTGGACATGGGCATCCACGACCTGGACTCGGCCCGCTTTCTGCTGGGCGAGGTGGCCGAGGTCTATGCCATTGGAGGCGTGCTGGTCGAGCCGGAGCTGAAGCAATACGGCCTGTTCGATACCGCCGTGGCCACCCTGCGCTTCGAAAGCGGCGCGGTGGGAACCCTGGAGGTGGCCTTGCGCACGGCCTACGGCTACGACATCCGCTGCGAGGTGTTGGGGGAGCGGGGCCGCATCCACATCGAGCGCGACCGCCGCCCCGACCTGACCCTCTACGACGAGCGCGGGGGAAACTTCGACCGCCCCCGCAACTTTGAGGAGCGCTTCCCCGAAGCCTACGCCGCCGAGATGGTGGCCTTCGCCCGCAACCTACACGCGGGCAGGCCCCTGGAGCCTGGCGTGCGCGACGCCTGGTACTCGCTGCGGCTGGCCAAGGCCGCCCAGCACGCCCTGGAGACCGGACAGATGGTGAACGTGAAGGAATTTGGAGGAGAACTGTGA
- the iolD gene encoding 3D-(3,5/4)-trihydroxycyclohexane-1,2-dione acylhydrolase (decyclizing): MSTQRLTVAQALVKFLAAQFTERDGREERLIRGVWAIFGHGNVSGLGQALEEYGDAVGLPTYRPQNEQAMVHAAIAYAKHKNRLSTFACTASVGPGSTNMLTTAATATVNRLPVLLLPSDYFANRLPDPVLQQLEHPLEHDVSVNDAFRPLSRFFTRITRPSQLLSALPEAMRVLTDPAETGAVTLCLPEDVQTEAYDWPEGFFAKRVWRIRRPTPEPEVLEQVAELIKRAKRPLIVTGGGTLYSEAHTQLAAFAQTYGIPVAESQGGKGALPWDHPLCVGAVGSNGGTAANRLAKEADLVLAIGTRLGDFVTASKTAFENPEVKFVGVNVLPFDAAKLNGLSLVADARRALEALGQALKGFAGTPASYREEVERLKREWDETVAAYRTPRPEKKEMAQAEVIGLVNEVYGGKATVICAAGSLPGDLLKLWRCEDPKAYHLEYGFSCMGYEIPAGLGVALAEPGREVVVFVGDGSYLMMNSEIVTAVAEGLDFTVMLIDNKAFGSIRGLQMSLGSPSFNNELRARNPQTGRTDGPPVGVDFAAHARAMGARVWSPRNYRELEEALKEARKARGVRVIVVPVSLDDRIPGFEGWWDVPVAEVSSQPGVRKAREDYEAYLKKQRRYF; the protein is encoded by the coding sequence GTGAGCACCCAGCGGCTTACCGTGGCCCAGGCCCTGGTCAAGTTCCTGGCCGCCCAGTTTACGGAGCGGGACGGCCGGGAGGAGCGCCTTATCCGGGGGGTCTGGGCCATCTTCGGCCACGGCAACGTATCGGGGCTGGGCCAGGCCCTGGAGGAGTACGGCGACGCGGTGGGCCTGCCCACCTACCGCCCCCAGAACGAACAGGCCATGGTGCACGCGGCCATCGCCTACGCCAAGCACAAAAACCGCCTCTCCACCTTCGCCTGCACCGCCTCGGTGGGGCCGGGATCCACCAACATGCTCACCACCGCGGCCACCGCCACCGTCAACCGGCTGCCGGTGCTGCTGTTGCCCTCGGACTACTTCGCCAACCGCCTGCCCGACCCTGTCTTGCAGCAGCTCGAGCACCCCCTCGAGCACGACGTGAGCGTGAACGACGCCTTTAGGCCCCTCTCCCGCTTCTTTACCCGCATCACCCGGCCCTCCCAGCTCCTCTCCGCCCTGCCCGAGGCCATGCGCGTGCTCACCGACCCCGCCGAGACCGGGGCGGTCACCCTCTGCCTACCCGAGGACGTGCAGACCGAAGCTTACGACTGGCCCGAGGGCTTCTTCGCCAAGCGAGTCTGGCGCATTCGCCGCCCCACGCCCGAGCCGGAAGTACTCGAACAAGTGGCCGAACTCATCAAGAGGGCCAAGCGCCCGCTGATCGTGACCGGAGGGGGCACGCTCTACTCCGAAGCCCACACCCAGCTCGCCGCTTTTGCTCAGACCTACGGCATCCCGGTGGCGGAGTCGCAGGGGGGCAAGGGGGCTTTGCCCTGGGATCACCCCCTGTGCGTGGGCGCGGTGGGTTCGAACGGGGGAACCGCCGCCAACCGCCTGGCCAAAGAGGCTGACCTGGTCCTCGCCATCGGCACCCGGCTGGGCGACTTCGTCACCGCCTCCAAGACCGCCTTTGAGAACCCAGAGGTGAAGTTCGTCGGGGTGAACGTGCTCCCCTTCGACGCGGCCAAGCTGAACGGTCTGTCGCTGGTGGCCGACGCCCGGCGGGCCCTGGAAGCGCTCGGCCAGGCCCTGAAGGGCTTCGCGGGCACCCCGGCCTCCTACCGCGAAGAGGTGGAGCGGCTCAAGCGCGAGTGGGACGAGACCGTTGCGGCTTACCGCACGCCCCGGCCCGAGAAAAAGGAGATGGCCCAGGCCGAGGTGATCGGCCTGGTGAACGAGGTGTATGGCGGCAAGGCCACCGTGATCTGCGCGGCGGGGAGCCTGCCGGGCGACTTGCTCAAGCTCTGGCGCTGCGAAGACCCCAAGGCCTACCACCTCGAGTACGGCTTCTCCTGCATGGGCTACGAGATTCCCGCCGGGCTGGGGGTGGCGCTGGCCGAGCCCGGGCGGGAGGTGGTGGTCTTCGTGGGGGATGGCAGCTACCTGATGATGAACTCGGAGATCGTCACCGCGGTGGCCGAGGGGCTGGATTTTACGGTCATGCTGATCGACAACAAGGCCTTCGGCTCGATTCGCGGCCTGCAGATGTCGCTGGGCTCGCCCTCCTTCAACAACGAGCTGCGGGCCCGCAACCCCCAGACCGGCCGCACCGACGGCCCTCCGGTGGGGGTGGACTTCGCCGCCCACGCCCGGGCCATGGGGGCGAGGGTGTGGAGCCCCAGGAACTACCGCGAACTGGAGGAAGCCCTCAAAGAGGCCCGCAAAGCCCGGGGCGTGAGGGTGATCGTGGTGCCGGTGAGCCTGGACGACCGCATCCCGGGCTTCGAGGGCTGGTGGGACGTGCCGGTGGCCGAGGTCTCGAGCCAGCCCGGGGTGAGGAAGGCCCGCGAGGACTACGAGGCCTACTTGAAGAAGCAGCGGCGCTATTTCTGA
- a CDS encoding TIM barrel protein — protein sequence MAIRFGNAPCSWGTIEGWGQGIGYAQMLDELVETGYRGTELGDFGYMPTEPERLRLELSSRGLTMLGAYEGVYLKDPALHAAGEERVLRTARLLKSVADVGDGWQPFVVLADEHSRDPLRFQNAGRVRPELGLSASEWKTFAAGATRIARAVRDETGLRTVFHHHCAGYVEAPWEIEAFLEHTDSAIIGLVFDTGHYLYGTGTNEPQQVLEGLERFKSRVGYVHYKDCHPLVASEARSKSWNYKEAVGKGVFCELGQGQIDFGAVTQKLLALGYDGWITVEQDVLSGMGQPKESAKRNREYLRAVTGL from the coding sequence ATGGCGATCCGTTTTGGCAACGCCCCATGCAGTTGGGGCACCATCGAGGGCTGGGGGCAGGGCATCGGCTACGCCCAGATGCTCGATGAGCTTGTGGAAACCGGTTACCGCGGCACCGAGCTGGGCGACTTTGGCTACATGCCCACCGAGCCTGAGCGCTTGCGGCTGGAGCTTAGCTCGCGTGGCCTGACCATGCTGGGGGCCTACGAGGGGGTCTACCTCAAAGACCCCGCCCTTCACGCCGCCGGCGAAGAGCGCGTGCTGCGCACGGCCCGCCTCTTGAAAAGCGTGGCCGACGTGGGCGACGGCTGGCAGCCCTTCGTGGTGCTGGCCGATGAGCATAGCCGCGACCCGCTGCGCTTCCAGAACGCCGGGCGTGTCCGGCCTGAGCTGGGCCTTTCGGCCTCGGAGTGGAAGACCTTCGCGGCGGGGGCCACGCGCATTGCCCGGGCGGTGCGGGACGAGACCGGCTTGCGCACGGTATTCCACCACCACTGCGCGGGGTACGTGGAGGCTCCCTGGGAGATCGAGGCCTTCCTCGAGCACACCGACAGCGCGATCATCGGGCTGGTGTTCGACACGGGGCACTACCTCTACGGGACGGGCACCAACGAGCCACAGCAGGTGCTGGAGGGCCTCGAGCGCTTCAAGAGTCGGGTGGGGTACGTACACTACAAAGACTGCCACCCCCTCGTCGCCAGTGAAGCCCGTAGCAAGAGCTGGAACTATAAGGAGGCCGTCGGCAAGGGCGTGTTCTGCGAGCTGGGCCAGGGCCAGATCGACTTCGGCGCGGTGACCCAGAAGCTTTTGGCGCTGGGCTACGACGGCTGGATCACGGTGGAGCAGGACGTGCTGTCGGGCATGGGCCAACCCAAAGAGAGCGCCAAGCGCAACCGCGAGTACCTGCGGGCTGTGACCGGCCTCTAG
- a CDS encoding class II fructose-bisphosphate aldolase: MLLDALQARELFKLALKRRFAVLAVNVDSPAALTDCLEAARRTQAPIILQTSLWQLNSHSFGAGDALTGMARFIAQLAVLATSERYGNVPVLYHTDHIKGPQTLKILGAAIRGLPVKLEGSEVRLRASTLSLDSSELSEAQNIATVKRLCQIAAESGLELTLEMEAGVDEGPTPLEVAERLLLGVEREYPGKVYLWAPGVGTRHGLGDQSAFSSDAVAQHQALASRLTGRPIGIALHGSSGLSPASLQAAVRAGVCKVNWSSESLLLRSRAAQEYYATHVAELQPGHPRWKAAAMDDGLQRYIAERYVPVVMERIRLLGGSGMAPLLLEHLGVSA; encoded by the coding sequence ATGCTGCTGGACGCGCTGCAAGCACGCGAGCTCTTCAAGCTGGCCCTAAAGCGGCGCTTTGCGGTATTAGCGGTCAACGTGGACAGCCCCGCCGCCCTCACCGACTGCCTCGAGGCCGCCCGCCGGACGCAGGCTCCCATCATCCTCCAGACCAGCCTGTGGCAACTCAACAGCCACAGCTTCGGAGCCGGCGATGCCCTCACCGGGATGGCCCGCTTCATCGCCCAGCTTGCGGTGCTTGCCACCTCCGAGCGCTATGGCAATGTCCCGGTGCTCTACCACACCGACCACATCAAAGGCCCCCAGACCCTAAAGATCCTGGGCGCTGCGATTCGGGGTCTGCCGGTAAAGCTCGAGGGAAGCGAGGTGCGGCTGCGGGCTTCTACGCTTTCGCTGGATTCTTCCGAATTATCCGAGGCACAAAATATCGCTACCGTCAAGCGACTTTGCCAAATCGCAGCCGAGAGCGGCCTCGAGCTCACCCTCGAGATGGAAGCCGGGGTGGACGAGGGCCCGACCCCGCTCGAGGTCGCCGAGCGCCTGCTGCTCGGCGTCGAGCGCGAGTACCCGGGCAAGGTCTACCTGTGGGCCCCTGGGGTGGGCACGCGGCACGGTTTGGGCGATCAGAGCGCTTTTTCATCGGACGCGGTAGCCCAACACCAGGCCCTTGCCTCTCGGCTCACCGGGCGGCCTATCGGCATCGCGCTGCATGGCTCGTCGGGTTTGAGCCCAGCCAGCCTGCAAGCGGCGGTGCGGGCCGGGGTATGTAAGGTTAACTGGTCGTCGGAAAGCCTTTTGCTGCGCTCGAGGGCGGCCCAGGAGTACTACGCCACCCATGTCGCCGAGCTGCAGCCGGGTCACCCGCGCTGGAAGGCCGCTGCCATGGACGACGGGCTGCAACGCTACATTGCAGAGCGCTATGTTCCGGTGGTGATGGAGCGCATCCGGCTCCTAGGCGGGTCGGGCATGGCTCCGCTGCTGCTGGAGCACCTGGGGGTGTCGGCGTGA
- the iolC gene encoding 5-dehydro-2-deoxygluconokinase: MSTRYDLIAIGRSSIDLYSNDIGAAFPDIRTFGAYIGGSPLNIAVGASRLGLKTALLTAVGVDKIGEFILERLRREKVETRFIPQKPGTRTSAVLLGIEPPDRFPITFYRENAADIQLSIDDVLHTPIGQARAVQLSGVALAKEPSRSATFFAAEQAKAAGATVFLDLDFRADGWHDPRAYGVQIRALLPMVDVAIGTEEEVNAAMLRRAEDITIRHSQITAPEIRGDLEANIRALLGKGVEALVVKRGARGADVYLPDGSVVNAPAFEVEVLSVLGAGDAFAAGFIYGRLQGWDWYKSARMGNACGAIVVTRIGCAEFAPYLGEVLEFIRSKGGF; the protein is encoded by the coding sequence GTGAGCACGCGCTATGACCTCATCGCCATAGGCCGTTCCTCGATCGACCTTTACTCCAACGACATCGGGGCGGCTTTCCCCGATATCCGCACCTTCGGGGCCTACATCGGCGGGAGCCCCCTCAACATCGCCGTCGGGGCGAGCCGCCTGGGGCTCAAGACCGCCCTGCTGACGGCGGTGGGGGTGGACAAAATAGGGGAGTTCATCCTCGAGCGCCTGCGCCGCGAAAAGGTAGAGACCCGCTTTATCCCGCAAAAGCCCGGAACCCGCACCTCGGCGGTGCTGTTGGGCATCGAGCCCCCGGATCGATTCCCCATCACCTTCTACCGCGAGAACGCCGCCGACATCCAGCTTTCGATCGATGATGTGCTCCATACGCCCATTGGCCAGGCCAGAGCAGTGCAGCTTTCTGGTGTTGCCCTGGCCAAAGAGCCCAGCCGCAGCGCTACCTTCTTTGCCGCCGAACAGGCCAAGGCTGCGGGGGCCACGGTCTTTTTGGACCTCGACTTTCGGGCCGACGGCTGGCACGACCCCCGCGCCTACGGGGTGCAAATCCGCGCCTTATTGCCGATGGTGGATGTGGCCATCGGCACCGAGGAGGAGGTCAACGCGGCCATGCTGCGCCGAGCCGAGGACATCACCATCCGCCACTCGCAGATCACCGCGCCGGAAATCCGGGGCGACCTGGAGGCCAACATCCGGGCCTTGCTGGGCAAGGGGGTGGAGGCCCTGGTGGTCAAACGGGGGGCCAGGGGGGCCGATGTGTACTTGCCGGACGGCAGCGTCGTGAACGCCCCTGCCTTCGAGGTGGAAGTGCTCAGCGTGCTGGGTGCGGGGGATGCTTTTGCCGCGGGTTTTATCTATGGGCGCTTGCAGGGCTGGGACTGGTACAAGAGTGCGCGCATGGGCAACGCTTGTGGGGCCATCGTCGTGACCCGGATCGGCTGTGCGGAATTTGCCCCGTACTTGGGCGAGGTGCTCGAGTTCATCCGGTCTAAGGGTGGGTTTTGA
- the iolG gene encoding inositol 2-dehydrogenase — translation MSKTYGVALLGAGRMGMEHARTMLGVAEARVLAVADPNVQAAEAAGGLLRAEKVYADPEEAIHHPGVEAVVIVTPTDTHARYIELAAQAGKAIFCEKPVAKDLEETRRVLGIVEHKGVPFQIGFQRRYDPPYAQAKRKIEAGEIGQVEQFIAVMRDPAPAPLDYLKGSGGIFIDQSIHDIDCARFLVGEVEEVHAWGAVRVDPRIGEIGDVDTTNLSLRFASGALGVIQNSRRAVYGYDVRTEVFGSGGKLVMDATPKTPLWQYGDGVRADHYHFFMDRFKEAYRLELEAFFGFLSKAQIPTPGARDAIESLRIALAATRSLKEGRSVRLEEIP, via the coding sequence ATGAGTAAAACCTATGGTGTCGCTTTATTGGGTGCAGGACGGATGGGGATGGAACACGCCCGCACCATGCTGGGTGTGGCCGAGGCCCGGGTGCTGGCGGTCGCCGATCCCAATGTCCAAGCGGCAGAGGCGGCTGGAGGCTTGCTGCGGGCGGAGAAGGTCTACGCTGACCCCGAGGAGGCCATCCACCACCCCGGCGTGGAGGCGGTGGTCATCGTCACGCCCACCGACACCCACGCCCGCTACATCGAGCTAGCAGCCCAAGCCGGCAAGGCCATATTCTGCGAAAAACCCGTGGCCAAGGACCTGGAGGAGACCCGGCGGGTGCTGGGGATCGTAGAGCACAAAGGGGTGCCCTTCCAGATCGGCTTCCAGCGCCGCTACGACCCGCCCTATGCGCAGGCCAAGCGCAAGATCGAGGCGGGGGAGATCGGGCAGGTCGAGCAGTTCATCGCGGTGATGCGCGACCCCGCCCCGGCCCCCCTGGACTACCTCAAGGGCTCCGGGGGCATCTTCATCGACCAGTCCATCCACGACATCGACTGCGCGCGCTTTTTGGTGGGGGAGGTGGAGGAAGTCCACGCCTGGGGCGCGGTCAGGGTGGACCCCAGAATAGGCGAGATCGGCGACGTGGACACCACCAACCTGAGCCTGCGCTTCGCAAGCGGCGCGCTGGGGGTGATCCAGAACTCCAGGCGGGCGGTGTATGGCTACGACGTGCGCACCGAGGTCTTCGGCTCAGGGGGCAAGCTGGTGATGGATGCCACCCCCAAGACCCCTCTGTGGCAGTACGGCGACGGGGTCAGGGCCGACCACTACCACTTCTTCATGGACCGCTTCAAGGAAGCCTACCGGCTGGAGCTCGAGGCCTTCTTCGGCTTCTTGAGCAAGGCACAGATCCCCACCCCCGGAGCCAGAGATGCCATAGAGTCCCTGCGCATCGCGTTGGCGGCGACCAGGAGCCTCAAAGAGGGGCGCAGCGTGCGACTGGAGGAGATCCCATGA
- the iolB gene encoding 5-deoxy-glucuronate isomerase, translated as MSSPNHLRPRSGVGNLVAVSPASAGWKYLSFQAVALPAGYTQNGSSGAREVAVVPLSGEIRLEVGTQSFELRRRDVFSELPSVLYLPPRTEYRIQALTDAEFALGGAPAEGRYPVRLFRPEEIRVEMRGGANATRQVSHILGPQLPAERLLLYEVYTPSGFWSGWPPHRHDGRMGSLYIEETYYYKIQPAHGFAIHRNYSPEDGLDELLLAKDGDLILAPKGYHPVVAPPGSNVYYLNYMAGEALNEARATPPVDDPDWAWMREDWAGKPLKLPIGKP; from the coding sequence ATGAGCTCGCCCAACCACCTCAGGCCCCGCTCGGGTGTGGGCAACCTCGTCGCGGTCAGCCCGGCTTCGGCAGGGTGGAAGTACCTGTCCTTCCAGGCCGTTGCCCTTCCGGCAGGCTACACCCAAAACGGCAGCTCCGGCGCTCGGGAGGTGGCCGTGGTGCCCCTATCGGGCGAAATACGGCTCGAGGTGGGGACCCAGTCCTTCGAGCTAAGGCGCAGGGATGTCTTTTCGGAGTTGCCTTCGGTCTTGTACTTGCCGCCGCGCACCGAATACCGGATCCAAGCGCTCACGGACGCCGAGTTTGCCCTGGGGGGCGCGCCCGCGGAGGGACGCTACCCCGTGCGGCTGTTCAGGCCCGAGGAAATTCGGGTGGAGATGCGGGGGGGAGCCAACGCCACCCGCCAGGTGAGCCACATCCTGGGGCCACAGCTTCCCGCCGAACGCCTGCTTTTATACGAGGTCTACACGCCCTCGGGTTTCTGGTCGGGCTGGCCGCCGCACCGCCACGACGGACGGATGGGCTCGTTGTATATCGAGGAGACCTACTACTACAAGATCCAGCCCGCCCACGGCTTCGCCATCCACCGCAACTACAGCCCCGAGGACGGCCTAGACGAGCTTCTGCTGGCCAAAGATGGCGATCTGATCCTCGCGCCAAAGGGCTATCATCCGGTTGTGGCGCCGCCCGGGTCCAACGTGTACTACCTCAACTACATGGCCGGCGAAGCCCTGAACGAGGCTCGAGCCACGCCGCCGGTGGATGACCCCGATTGGGCTTGGATGCGAGAGGATTGGGCGGGGAAGCCGCTGAAACTTCCCATCGGGAAGCCTTGA
- a CDS encoding DeoR/GlpR family DNA-binding transcription regulator codes for MKTEDRRRKIVELLEQRGSVLVEDLAAEFQVSQVTIRKDLTELEGRGLLHRTHGGATYTHKSLFNPSFREKIHLQQAEKQAIVKAALEHIEEGDTLILDAGSTTLTLVRLMKRYFRSLYIITNSIPIASELVDTHFELLLTGGQVRHHSMALIGPAAVRTLEVYHADKAFMCATGVSAHKGYSTPNPYEAQTKQAMLRAADTAFALVDSSKLGRATLASFAALEEIDLLITDEGAPKDFLEYLERQGLKYRVAELEAGPALKQVSRVG; via the coding sequence ATGAAGACCGAGGATCGGCGCAGGAAGATCGTCGAACTGCTGGAGCAGAGGGGTTCGGTTTTGGTAGAAGACCTGGCGGCTGAGTTCCAAGTCAGCCAGGTGACCATCCGCAAGGACCTGACGGAACTGGAAGGACGCGGCCTGCTGCACCGCACCCACGGGGGGGCCACCTATACCCACAAGAGCCTGTTCAACCCTTCCTTCCGCGAGAAGATACACCTTCAGCAGGCCGAGAAGCAGGCCATCGTCAAAGCCGCCCTGGAGCACATTGAAGAGGGCGACACCCTGATTCTGGACGCGGGCAGCACCACCCTGACCCTGGTGCGGCTGATGAAGCGGTACTTCCGCTCGCTGTACATCATCACCAACTCCATACCCATCGCCAGCGAGCTGGTGGATACCCACTTTGAGCTTTTGCTGACCGGCGGCCAGGTGCGCCACCACAGCATGGCCCTCATTGGTCCGGCGGCGGTGCGCACCCTCGAGGTCTACCACGCCGACAAGGCCTTCATGTGTGCGACGGGCGTCTCGGCTCACAAGGGCTACAGCACTCCCAACCCCTACGAGGCCCAGACCAAACAGGCCATGCTGAGGGCCGCCGACACCGCCTTTGCCCTGGTGGACTCCAGCAAGCTGGGGCGGGCGACTTTGGCCAGCTTCGCCGCGCTGGAGGAGATCGACCTGCTCATCACCGACGAGGGCGCGCCTAAGGACTTCCTGGAGTACCTGGAGCGCCAGGGGCTGAAGTACCGGGTTGCCGAGCTCGAGGCTGGCCCCGCCCTCAAGCAGGTCTCTAGGGTAGGCTGA
- a CDS encoding (R)-mandelonitrile lyase — protein sequence MLQVHRKGAHPKTAGNPAYFTGQVEVETLLEAPPPARVRVARVRFAPGARTHWHTHPLGQTLIVLEGTGWVQEESGPKETLREGDVVWIPPGVKHWHGATDQAPMVHLALQEALEGRAVDWLEPVNDAQYQG from the coding sequence ATGCTCCAGGTACACCGAAAAGGAGCCCACCCCAAGACCGCAGGCAACCCTGCTTACTTCACCGGGCAAGTGGAGGTGGAAACCCTTCTGGAAGCCCCGCCACCGGCTCGGGTTCGGGTGGCCCGGGTGCGCTTTGCCCCGGGGGCCCGCACCCACTGGCACACCCATCCCCTGGGGCAGACCCTCATCGTTCTGGAGGGGACAGGCTGGGTACAGGAGGAGAGCGGACCCAAGGAGACCCTCCGGGAAGGGGACGTGGTCTGGATTCCGCCAGGGGTCAAGCACTGGCACGGGGCCACCGACCAGGCCCCCATGGTTCACCTGGCCCTCCAAGAGGCGCTGGAGGGCAGAGCCGTGGATTGGCTCGAGCCCGTTAACGACGCGCAGTACCAGGGCTGA